A stretch of DNA from Arachis hypogaea cultivar Tifrunner chromosome 19, arahy.Tifrunner.gnm2.J5K5, whole genome shotgun sequence:
AACGTCTAGTGTTGAAACTTGATACAACAAAGGTAATATACTTCTCGTATTCTCATGATCTCTTGAACAAAACTTTACATTGTTAATTTCTGAAAAGTTTATATTTGTAGTTTTGTTTGTAACATCTTGTTGTTTTGTACATGTAGTGCTTACTTCGTGCGCCAGCTCTAGATTATCCGGAATTTTGCCGTTTACATAATTTAGTGATTGATATTCCATGTTCGAACTCGGCATTTCTAATAAATTTAATTCAGCATTGTCCTATACTTCAAGTACTCATAATTTATAATCAGAAGGTGTGCGCACTCTTCAAATTCAGCCTTATGTctatatctaatttttatttgcttgcattttttgaaagtaTTGTCGTTTCCTGTTGTCAGGGTGGATATTTTCGCTCAGAGGAACATAGTGAACCTAGCAGTTGGACACCACCAGCCCATGATCCTATTTGTGTTACATCGAATCTCTTGATTCTTGGATTTTCAGGTTATCGAGACTCTGCAGATGAGCATGCATTTATTGCGTATATTTTACAAAAAGGACTTGTTTTGGCGTTAATGAAAGTTCTTATTAATGGGGAGCTTCGCCCGAAGAAAACATATACAATTCGCAAGAAATTATCTACTCTACCGAGGGGCTCTAAAACAGTCGATCTTATAATTAAGTGACTAAAAGTAATCAGCACTTATGTGGTACATACATTTCACCATCTCTATCTCGATGGTTTTTTTATGTCAAAACTATACAAAGTTGTATGGTACCAAGTGCTTTCATCCTGGTTGCATAAAATGGATAAATCTGAGTCCAtgctcaattttatttttatgtcagTTTTACACCTGAATTCCTCAAATGTTTGTAGAACCTTTTGATTACTTTTCCAAAACACTAAGTTGTATGGTATGATGCTGTGGGCTTGCAGAAATAGGCACTTTAACTTAGTAATGATGGTTAGGATTGATAGTTTGGAAATACGCATTTCCGTCTTTTGATTCTACCTTAGGAATTAGGatgtttataatatttcaaagaaTCAGCATTTTGATAGAGCATGGATAACCTATTGTATAAATCTGTTGTTGAAGCAGGTTGATGGCAACTATGCACCATCTTTGGCAATACCAAATCTTTGACTTATTCATCTGTTATGTCAGAGAGGTTATAGGATTTGTTTAATACTTAGTTGCTGGGGGTGCATTAGAATGGCATATTCCGTTATAGAAGTTATGATATCTGCCGAGTAATATTGTATTCCTTCAATGCATGATGCTCTTTCgaccttttcttgtttttttccaTTTACTCTTAAGGTTGTGTACTTCTAAAAGATGTATATTTGATGTCATGATTTGATAAATGAGTTTGCTGACTACAACTGATTTTATGTAACTCTTGAAGGAAGAATTAGTTACACATATAGCAGCCTAGGTTAGGCAGTTGCCATTTCTGTTTCTTTATTCTTCACTGGTGGAGATAAATATGATCTGATTTGAGGAACATTTCACCATGTATATTTGCAGTCCCTTTTTGCTTCACTTGAAATGTTTGATGACTCTAGTCCTTATCACTCCTTAGTAATTGAAGACTATAGTCTTTAGTGATTGTTTTGCAATGCCATGTTTTCTAGTCCAAAAGAATGATGTTAATGCGTATAATTTCTCTGGAGAGATATAACAGCGAATATGGTATAATTGAGATTTTGATAATATGGAAGCTTTTTGCTGTGCCTGCGTATCAATTATTCTCATTGAGATAATGGCTAATTGCCTAATTCTACTAAAGCTGTCTAAACCTGTATAGTTGTAATATGATATTATCTTGTATAATCCCTTGAGCTTGCAAAAGTAGGTACTTCAACTTAGAGGGAAACAAGCTTGCCATAAAGTTGCCCTTAGTAAGTTGCAACTAATTCAAGGCAGGTTGATGGCAAGTAACAACTCCGCAGATATCACAATTCACAATTGTACTCTTATCAATAACAGAGGGACTGTTGTTTAAGGAAACATTGAACAATCCATTGTACAATTTTCTGTGATAGATAGAGTTGCCAATGAGTTTGCTTCACGTCCCAAGCAAACTTTGGCAACCATTGAAACAGATTCATCAGCACCCAAGAACTGAACTTTCATAAGATCGATCTCGGTCTCCAAGATTAAGCTCATACACATCGAAATACTTTGTCTTATAAGCACAAATAAATGGTTGTGTATCTTAACATAACAAAATGTCTTTTACTACCAACTCCGTTATCATTCACAAAATTGTCAATATGTCACCACGATTAGAATTTTCTCCAGATACCAGCAAGTATAAAATCTtttagaccatctccagtagggaactcatcccagttcctgtttatggcccacctgtcataaaaagtaactccacatcagcttttgcgtcataaacagtaaataggaactcaaagcatctctctcttctccattaggaggaactaactttagtccctgttgtggtcccacttaattaattaattaaaatacttgaaattaatgtaattaattttttttaataatgtaatttaaatatttaaatttaaaaataattcactattaaaatatattaatattaaataaatttaaaaataacaataatacataatatataattcgggattacactaatttgtaaaattacttaatacaaaaaaaatataattaaattctacagttgacgacaagcattgtgaaattgccatatgtgttcaatcaagtcctctttcaattgtctatgctgctgcctatttcgaagttgggcatttctttggagaaattgatggtatggtgcaaaatcttcttctcccaactgaggttgtgataagccattttcaacatcatcatactctaagccttgagcaaaatttcctgcataagtgtctctttcatcctcaacaatcatattatgcaatataatacaagctctcattatgttggcaagcttcttcttttcccaaaaacgagctggaccacgtataattgcaaagcgtgcttgcaacactccgaatgctcgttccacatcttttctttgcccttcttggtattgtgcaaataacttgcgtttctccccttgtggctttgagattgatttgacaaatgtggcCCATTCAGGATAAATACCATCTGCTAAGTAGTATCCCATtgtataattattaccattaatagtataatttacctCCGGAGCACGATCATTTAGAATGTCATCAAACACGGGAGAACGATCTAACACGTTGATATCGTTATTTGAACCAGAAACTCCAAAGAATGCATGCCATATCCAAAGGTCTGAAGATGCTACAACTTCAAGTACTATGGTTGCAACCCCacgataaccactcatgtacatacctttccacgcctttggacaatttttccattgccaatgcatgcagtcaatgctacCCAACATGTCAGGGAAGCCACGACCCTCTGCCATTTGTAGTAGGCGTTGTACGTCATTTGGATTTGGTTTTCGCAAGTATTCATCCTCGAACACCGAaatgacaccttcaacaaatttttccaagcattcaattgtagtgctctcgcctatgcgcacataatcatcaacaacatcagcTGCTACGCCATATGCTAACATCCGTATCGCAGCAGTACATTTCTGCAGTGGCGAcaagcctcttcttccagttgcatcAACCCTCTGTTGGAAATAAGGATAGACGTTTGAGAGAGCGTCTACTATCCGAAGAAACACATGTCTTCTCATTCGAAATCTCCGTCGAAAAATGTCAGCATGATACACTGGATCATCTGCAAAGTAATCTTGGAAAAGGCGATCATGTCCTGCTTCTCGATCTCTGTTGATCCATCTACGAGTAATTGGGATAGAGCTTCTATCGgtatcttcttcttctgaatcttcGAGTAAATACTCATCGATCCAATTATCTATGAGTGTGTTATCTTGCCGTCTTCTTttgccatacaaagcctcattaaacatatcatcaaaatttctagccatatctggaaatgtaatttttagttcTCTTTCGAGGTGAGAAATAAGAGCTGAAGTGGAGTTGAGGAGTTAttgatagttgatatttataagtgtgtCTGCATTAAGTACCTTAACGGCTAgttaacggctagttttgcaacggctagttttgcaacggcttcttaacggctagttttacaacggctacttaacggctagttttgcaacggctagttttgcaacggctagttttacaacggctagttttgcaacggctttttaacggctagttttacaacggctacttaacggctagttttgcaattGTCACTTTCATAAACAATAACGGcacaataatattgactaatttaaaaacttacatcagaaataaataaaacaaactacaTCACATACCAGCAATacgcaataaaaataagaacatactacATAACTCTACGAATACAAGGAACCATTAAGTAAACCACTTGGCAATTATTTTTTCACATGCAATCTCATGAAGAGCTCGTCGTTTTTCACTCATTGTAGACGTGTCAgcattaagtatttgcatatccatctccctttctctttctttggccatcctttccatttccctttcttttgcttttatctccatttctttaatatacctctgagtttgtaattcttgttctttcattgctGCTTGAAATTGTAACTCCTTCTCTTTGATTGCCAACATCTTTGCTCTATgttccttctcctcttctctttctttttccctttccagtagttctttttctctaacattcttaatatcttccatgagagataatTTTTTGACAACCGATGATTTTCTTTCACTAAAATCTTCAGACATCTGTGCTTTTCCCTTACCTTTTcgcttgctcttctttgatccttgtGGGCGAACGGGAGAGTCCACACCGGGTTCATCAGCCAACGGTGTTTCTGGgtttgatgaggatgagtatGCTCCAGTTGCACTAACCTTGGTTCTCTTTGAGCCGCCACTCTGTGTAGGTAGTTGGCTTCTCCATTTTTGCTCCAGCTGAAGCATGTTCCAATGCCTCTCAAAAGTGAATTTTTGACCATAATGTGTGGAATAAAGTTTATATGCCAACTCCTTTATATCATCAGCGTTCGAACCACTCCTTATGTTTCGACTAGCTTGATCGTAGCAACCAGCAAATTGTGCAACAGCCTTGTTGATCTTATACCATCGTTTCTTACATGCAACTACCCCCCTTGTCATGTCAGAGCAAAATTCTACACAGTAGCTATGAATTCGACTCCAAAATGTTTCTCCCTTTTGATCGGTACCAACTACAGGGTCAGTTGAAACATTTAACCATGCACTGATCAGCATCTCATCCTCTTTCCAATGCCAGTGTTGAATACTATCTTGCCTCCGatcttcaatatcatcatcattaaggTTGATAGCATCTAATCCACGAGGGTTGGCAAAATCTGAATATTGCGAATTTGGACTACATTGTATAGGACTCTGAGAGGATgggttagaagagccaccaacaccagatgagttatgtcttgatgcactgaattgagttggaaacggcaaggaagttggagtaacatttccgatagaggggttaaatatggatgaaaatggaaaatggggtgtttgtgaattttgattttgcggttggaatataggaaattgattattataaggagcttgaaaattgaaattagaaagattttgtggatttggattttgaaatgtatttggtagtgtgaagttttgatttggaacttgagagtttgaggtttgagattgttgggtatttggaatttgaggaaagttttgtaaataattgaagaaagagttgagttggtttggatccattttttcgaacaaaaaataatagtagtagaattttttgattttgtaaacttggaagaagatgaagaagagtagtagagagtgtgagaatagaagtgtatctaagtggtatatatagagtaaaaaatattaatttattaataataacggtaacataGTAACGGCTAGTTTCTAACGGCTACTTTTATAACGGCTAGTTTTACAAcaactaaattaatataataatataaatataaataatatttaatattaattatgatataaataattaatataaattattaattaaataaatatttaattatttaatttatttaattattataattattaataaattaattataatttaattacttaattaattattagttaattaatataaattattaattaaataaaattattagtatttaatttaattagttattataattattattaaattaattattatttaattatataatatatttatttatttaattaatataattatttaattaattaatattttatataattatttattttttattttaattgccaagtGGCAATTGTTTATTGCTTAATGGGAGTCCCCATTTAGAGGGACTCCCTCGCTTCGAATAACGTGAAGGAACTCAAATAATTTTGCTCCAATGCCccatctctcttttctctctgacATGCACAGTAGCAGGGCTTCATTTATTTGCCCGTTGGAGATGCTCTTAGGACTTCGCTGACAAATATTCCAAATGTCAGTACAGCACATGTTGTGTCAaagattttattatattatttaaaaattaaaatcaactgTCATgtgtttttataatatatatatatatatatattaaatttatttttaataaatattttatatttaatatgtaattattgattgttgtgattaattttagtgtatatttaaTGTGGTTGGATTTTGCTATTGTTAATGAACACAATGTCACAAGTGAGGGGGACACGTGTTAGATCCACGGTTTGCCTCTGAAACCTGTATTCTGTGCAAGTTTTGGAAGCTCTACTGAAATATTGAGCATGTTTCCcttctatttattccatttttcCTTTCGAAACTAAGTGTTTGACACGCTTGAATCCCACAATCCCTAGCCACTTCCTCTGTTGTCTCAAAATGGGAAACGGCGGAAGCAAAGGAAAGCAGCAGTTGATAGGGACGTCATCAGCAGGCTGCCGGATGAAATCCTGTGCAACATCCTCTCATTCCTTCCAACCAGAACGTCCGTGGCCACCAGCGTCCTCTCTCGCAGGTGGCGCTACCTCTGGAAGAAAGTCCATGTCTTGGACCTCAACGATGATTTCCTTTACACCCCTGAACGTTCACATAAGGAAGCACAAGAGCgctttcttatttttctcaataagTTTGAGCTGCTTCGGCGCCCCATCCGTAAGTTCCACCTCTCTTGCCGGGTGGGTGACTATGGGTATAATGACCGTTTTGATTGGATTGATTACGTCATCACAAGGGTTAGTGAACTCCATTTCTCTATGAGGACCGATGGGGAGAGTCATGACTTGCATGAACCTTTCTATAGCACTTCGCTCGTGTCGCTCGTTTTGGACGGTAATATTAATATTTCTCTGGAAGATTTTGATCCCACTCACAGTGAAAGTATTTTCCCATCCCTCAAGAACCTAGAGCTGCATGTCAACTATGTGGACCTCAATGTGTTACTATCTGGTTGCCCAGCTCTTTAAACTCTTAGGGTCACTTTAATTAATTTCGATCCTGAAGCAATCCACATGCCTCGTCCCCTGAAGAGTTTAACCTTTGAGGtcactgttattattattattattattattattattattattgtgatgtAATATGGCCTTATCACATGACTTAGTCTCTGATTTTTAATTTACTAGCATTTTGCAGGAACAATATTCACATTCCGAAAATGTGACACTTGAGCTTCTTGAGGTAAACACTTCATCTCTTGAATACCTACGTCTCAAATTACGGGGTTGTTACAAACAGATTTTGGTTTGTGATTATCCCAAcatcaacaaagcatgtctagaTATTTATCATAAGCCTAGGCATGTTGCTTGGGTTCCTAAGCTCCTCCGGGCACTTTGCAAAACAAAATTCTTGTGGCTGCAAGTTTCAACAATCCAGGTGATTTGCTTAACAAAACGATGAATTTATTATGCTTTTAGTCATGTGTTGAAATTAATATCCAATGATCTTTTGCACGCAGTGCTTGATTCGTGCGCCAGTTCTAGACCTTCCCGACTTTTGCAATTTGATTCAGCTGCAACTTGATTTTTATAGTTTCAAGAGTAGGCTTCTAATAGACTTGCTTCACAATTGTCCTAAGCTTCAAGctctaaaaattaatatatctgaGGTATCGTTGATCCCATCACTTCAACTTTTTGTCTATTTGCAATTTGTTTGCATCCTTTGACTTTACTTGTTCCTTGTTTTCAGTTCGTTCTTGATTATTGGTACGGGTCTTACTCTTACCTAAACTCCCATAAACGCAATGATTGGACACAGCCACTTAGCGTTCCTAACTGTATTGTATCAGACTTGAGCACTGTTGAATATCGAGGATATCGAAACACTCCAGAGGAGCATGAATTTACTGCATATATTTTACAAAAAGGACTTGTTTTAAAGACAATGAGAATTCATGCTAAATATTGTGACCTACCCTTAAAAGGTGAAGTTTTCAAGGCATTATCTAAAATACAAAGGGGCTCTAGCATGTGCCGAGTTGAAGTAGACTAACTGATCAGCATTTACCTGTGGTAAGGACTTTGTTGCTCTATGCTCTCGGCTCTCTGCGGTTGACTGTATTAAAGCtgcatttatttatgtatacgGAACTa
This window harbors:
- the LOC112779895 gene encoding FBD-associated F-box protein At5g56370: MPRPLKSLTFEEQYSHSENVTLELLEVNTSSLEYLRLKLRGCYKQILVCDYPNINKACLDIYHKPRHVAWVPKLLRALCKTKFLWLQVSTIQCLIRAPVLDLPDFCNLIQLQLDFYSFKSRLLIDLLHNCPKLQALKINISEFVLDYWYGSYSYLNSHKRNDWTQPLSVPNCIVSDLSTVEYRGYRNTPEEHEFTAYILQKGLVLKTMRIHAKYCDLPLKGEVFKALSKIQRGSSMCRVEVD
- the LOC140182086 gene encoding uncharacterized protein, coding for MCYFANPRGLDAINLNDDDIEDRRQDSIQHWHWKEDEMLISAWLNVSTDPVVGTDQKGETFWSRIHSYCVEFCSDMTRGVVACKKRWYKINKAVAQFAGCYDQASRNIRSGSNADDIKELAYKLYSTHYGQKFTFERHWNMLQLEQKWRSQLPTQSGGSKRTKVSATGAYSSSSNPETPLADEPGVDSPVRPQGSKKSKRKALISHLERELKITFPDMARNFDDMFNEALYGKRRRQDNTLIDNWIDEYLLEDSEEEDTDRSSIPITRRWINRDREAGHDRLFQDYFADDPVYHADIFRRRFRMRRHVFLRIVDALSNVYPYFQQRVDATGRRGLSPLQKCTAAIRMLAYGVAADVVDDYVRIGESTTIECLEKFVEGVISVFEDEYLRKPNPNDVQRLLQMAEGRGFPDMLGSIDCMHWQWKNCPKAWKGMYMSGYRGVATIVLEVVASSDLWIWHAFFGVSGSNNDINVLDRSPVFDDILNDRAPEVNYTINGNNYTMGYYLADGIYPEWATFVKSISKPQGEKRKLFAQYQEGQRKDVERAFGVLQARFAIIRGPARFWEKKKLANIMRACIILHNMIVEDERDTYAGNFAQGLEYDDVENGLSQPQLGEEDFAPYHQFLQRNAQLRNRQQHRQLKEDLIEHIWQFHNACRQL
- the LOC140182087 gene encoding F-box/LRR-repeat protein At4g14096-like; protein product: MSQVRGTRVRSTPLPLLSQNGKRRKQRKAAVDRDVISRLPDEILCNILSFLPTRTSVATSVLSRRWRYLWKKVHVLDLNDDFLYTPERSHKEAQERFLIFLNKFELLRRPIRKFHLSCRVGDYGYNDRFDWIDYVITRVSELHFSMRTDGESHDLHEPFYSTSLVSLVLDGNINISLEDFDPTHSESIFPSLKNLELHVNYVDLNVLLSGCPAL